One genomic window of Gossypium hirsutum isolate 1008001.06 chromosome D11, Gossypium_hirsutum_v2.1, whole genome shotgun sequence includes the following:
- the LOC121223052 gene encoding uncharacterized protein, whose amino-acid sequence MHSEPPCSKLNCFFCTMNEPEHSVRRAKLSQCFKEMPLRDDQEHVLVLSGLWNISMTQPDDPEFPALGIFECMAKLIHRGIIDQNWLLRGQNIYIPYYAAHIIGSYTMDNPQFAEKAVKSGVVLPLMELLRGKMSWVEQRVAVRALGHLASHEKTFEAVVVHEVEVISLAMEIASNCLEVVYKEFVGIKARKRPKYHCDLLTRGVGELELQSRKAEEWASQLQCWSLYLLNCFASKERCLNLICNTEFLNNLCGMWGGLVNLTSPAGIGLLRTLCSSKTGRENVANSRQVMESICNVSRSSDDWQNMAIDCLLLLLKDPETRYGVIDIAASSLVDLVELRSLGESKMVGETISQTLLQDYYKIKFGFLKLKSQEAEKALEELWELRVENIKRDKLMSEQDMKERQVLVGKLKKQGNQKFWTGKIEKACKIYSKALELCPLNFRKERIVLYSNRAQCYLLLKNPAAAINDTTRALCLSGTVSPHSKSLWRRSQAYDMKGLAKESLMDCLMFINSRIKSEHTKRVRIPYYAARMINKQMNATWLFANAKSKLCIKKEKTVDEYESKGEYQLQEMMDAKNMGFPDMPTIVEDAKAEKRWKKR is encoded by the exons ATGCACTCAGAGCCACCATGCAGCAAGCTGAATTGTTTCTTCTGCACCATGAATGAGCCAGAACATTCTGTAAGAAGAGCAAAACTCAGCCAGTGCTTCAAAGAGATGCCTCTCAGAGATGATCAAGAACACGTGTTGGTCTTGAGTGGGCTGTGGAACATTTCCATGACACAACCTGATGATCCAGAGTTTCCTGCACTTGGTATATTTGAATGCATGGCCAAACTGATCCATAGAGGCATCATTGATCAAAACTGGCTTCTTAGAGGTCAGAACATTTACATCCCCTACTATGCTGCTCATATTATTGGTTCATATACAATGGACAATCCTCAATTTGCAGAAAAAGCTGTTAAATCAGGTGTGGTTTTGCCATTAATGGAGCTTTTGAGAGGTAAGATGAGTTGGGTTGAACAAAGAGTTGCAGTTAGAGCACTGGGTCACTTGGCAAGCCATGAAAAAACCTTTGAAGCTGTTGTTGTACATGAAGTGGAGGTCATAAGTCTGGCAATGGAGATAGCTAGCAATTGCCTTGAAGTAGTGTACAAAGAGTTTGTTGGAATAAAAGCTAGGAAGAGACCCAAATACCATTGTGATTTGCTTACAAGAGGAGTTGGAGAGTTGGAGTTGCAGTCAAGGAAAGCTGAGGAATGGGCCAGTCAGCTTCAGTGTTGGTCACTTTATCTGCTGAATTGCTTTGCAAGCAAAGAGAGATGTCTCAACCTGATCTGCAACACTGAGTTTTTGAACAATTTGTGTGGAATGTGGGGTGGACTAGTCAACCTCACATCTCCTGCAGGGATCGGATTACTTAGAACTCTTTGTTCCTCAAAAACAGGAAGGGAAAATGTAGCAAATTCAAGACAAGTAATGGAGAGCATTTGCAATGTTTCAAGATCTTCAGATGACTGGCAAAACATGGCCATTGATTGTCTTTTGTTGCTTCTCAAAGACCCAGAGACAAGATATGGTGTTATTGACATTGCAGCATCGTCTCTTGTTGATTTAGTTGAACTTAGAAGCCTTGGAGAAAGCAAAATGGTGGGGGAAACAATAAGTCAGACATTGTTGCAAGATTACTACAAAatcaaatttgggtttttgaagCTGAAGAGCCAGGAAGCTGAGAAAGCATTAGAAGAATTATGGGAATTGAGAGTTGAGAACATCAAAAGAGACAAACTGATGTCTGAACAAGACATGAAAGAGAGACAAGTACTTGTAGGGAAGTTGAAAAAACAAGGCAACCAAAAGTTTTGGACTGGTAAAATTGAGAAAGCTTGCAAGATTTATTCCAAGGCCTTGGAATTGTGTCCATTAAACTTTAGAAAAGAGAGAATCGTTCTTTACAGTAACAGAGCACAGTGTTATCTGCTACTGAAAAACCCAGCAGCAGCCATTAATGACACAACTAGAGCTTTGTGCTTATCAGGTACAGTGAGTCCCCACAGTAAAAGCTTGTGGAGAAGGTCACAAGCCTATGACATGAAAGGATTGGCCAAAGAGAGCTTGATGGACTGCTTAATGTTCATCAACAGCCGCATAAAGTCAGAGCATACGAAACGTGTCAGGATCCCCTACTACGCAGCAAGGATGATCAACAAGCAGATGAACGCCACGTGGCTATTTGCAAATGCCAAGTCAAAACTTTGCATCAAAAAGGAGAAAACTGTAGATGAATATGAATCCAAAGGAGAATACCAGCTGCAGGAAATGATGGATGCTAAAAACATGGGTTTCCCAG ATATGCCAACCATAGTAGAAGACGCTAAAGCTGAAAAGAGATGGAAGAAAAGATAG